ATTGCGGCCGAATGGATGATCTTGTCGTGCTCCGGGCAGAGTTGCGTCAGCAGGGGTTGGAAGAGCGAAGGTCGACGCTATCATCTCGCCAATGAGCTCTGGGGAGGGGACGCTTCCGTTCGTCCAAACTGTGGCCTGGCCACTTCTCTTTCTGCTCGTGGCCGTCATTGCCGCGGTGGTCCTGCTTCGGTGGCGGCAAGGGGAAAGTCGCCGAATGCGGCCAATTTTTCCAAGTTCGTCTCGGTCACGTGACGGAGGCGAATTGTCGGCGACGGTGTCGCAGGCTGCTGCGGAGGCGGAGGAGTCGGCCTCGGCGGTCGCGGTGCAACCGCCTGACTCGGTAGTTCATTTGCAGCAAGCGATCCGTGTCGCCCCGGTCGTATTCGCTGAGGACAGTCGTCAGATCACCCAGTACTACCGCGCTGGGCGTGTCGTTCTCGTGGACCTCTCGGCGAGCGCGCCTGGCGTGGCTGTCCGAATCGTCGATTTCTGCAGTGGATTGACGATCGGGAGTGCGGGTGTCTTGTTCCCGGTCGCGGGGACAGTGTTGCTGCTGACGCCGCCCTGAGCACGAATGCCCCTTTGAATACGTGCCGCTGCGACAGTAAGGGTGTTCTGTTGTGCCTGGACAGATGAGGAAGAGGTCCTCGCAGGACGACGGTGAGCCGAGGGAGATGACTCCCGAGGAGTTCGTCGAGGCTCAAGAACGGGCACGAGCGGCGAACGTGCAGTTGCTCGAGATCGACAGTCAGATCCGTCAGTTCGAGTTCGAGGTCCGCTATGCGCGGCGGCGTCGCCGGCGGGCCGTGCTGTCCTGCGTCTTCGGGCCCGCACTCCTGCTCGTCTTCTACGTCATGTACTGGCTCCCCTTGAGCTCATCTCTGCTGAGCGCCATTCTGATCCCCGGGATTCCCGTCAGCCTCGGGTGCTGCTGCGCGGCCTATCACCTGCTGAAGAATCCAGGCGGCCTACCTGTAGGGGACTCTAAGATGCGTCGAAGCGCCGAGGAATCGGAACTGGAGATCGCCAAGCTGCGCGACACGCGCAAGCTCAAGATCGCCGACGGAACGTTCCCCCAGAAAACCAGAAGGATCATCTATAAGGACGACGCATTCAAGGAGATCGAGAAGCTTCGGGCGGACAGCAACCGTTATCGGCGGATCAACAACGCGTTTCAGGGAATCCTCATTGTCGGGTCACTTGCGGCGACGGCCGCGTCCGGTGTCGCTTCCGGTGAGCAGGGCGTGCGCTGGGCTGTGCTCGGCGTCTCGCTCGCGGTCGGCATCGCCAGCGGCTTCATGGGCTACTACAAGTACAAGGAGCGCTCCTTCTACCTCCAGCAGACGGCCGACTCGATCGAACATGAGTGGGAGGCATTCGAGGTAGGCGTCGGTCGCTACAAGTACTGCGACACGGAAGAAATCGCGCTCCGGGAGTTCGTCGAGGAGGTCCATCGGCTCAAGTCGGAGCAGCGGAAGCGCGAGCAGAATCTGGAGCAACCGCCGGAGGCTCGCGATGCACATGAACGTTGAGAGTTTCATTTGACCCAAGGACCGCCCGGGGCGGCTCAGTCGCGGGCTTGTCTCGCAGGGAGGAAGTGTCGTTAGGGGAGGCCACCGTGCCGAGCGCGCCGTCATCGCAGCGTTTGGGGCGATCCTAGAACTCCGAACGGGGTGGCAGCTCGCACGACGGCGTGCCGCTCAACCGGGCGCAATGCTCGCCGGGCGCTGGGACCAGGTGAACGCGCTCGACACGGTGTCCGGAGCTGGTCCTCGCGCCTCCGCAGGCACGCTGCGTGGCACGACCGCTAGATGTGGCTGGCGAACTCAGTCGGCACCCAGCTCGAGGGGTCGATCTGTCAGCAGTGGATCCTGCGCCGTGATCCGTCCGCAACGGGTAGCTGGCTCCGGGAATGGAGAGTGCTGGCGGCGTCGAGAGGGCGGTGGTGCTGCCTATGCCGACGTCGACCTTCGTGGTGACGGTGATGCCGTCGACTCAGTCCCCGTACTAAATCGCTATCGAAGTCGCCGTGCCCGGAACCGCTCCTGACGACCTCAGCCGAGGATGCTTGCGGGAGTTGTGATGGGCCGGCCGCAGACGGCGAAGGCTGTCCAGCGAGGCAGGCGTGGATGCCAGCGGCGGGATAGTCGATCAGGCCCAGGGGGAGGTTGTCGAGGGGAACCAGTCGATGGCGGAGCATTTGTCGGGTTCGCGGTTGGCTGGCGTTCCGGCCCAGCGGGTGGCGAGGAAGAACAGCCCGAGGCGGGGCTCGACGCCGGATTCGTTGACGTCGAGGGTGTGGACGTGCTGGAGGTCGGAGGGGTCGATGAGGACGCCGACTTCCTCTTGGGCTTCTCGTACTGCCGCGTGGAGGACGGATTCGCCAGCGTCGAGTTTGCCGGAGGGCTGGTGCTAGCGGCCGTTGAAGGTGGGGTTCGTGTCGCGGCGGCGGGTGAGCAGGAGGTTGCCGTTGTTGACGAGGAGGATGTGTACGTCGATGAGGTGTCGGTCGGCCGTCGCGTTGAGGGCGTCGACGAAGGCGGGTGGCACGTCGTCCATGGTTTGCAGCACGTGCGGTGCGGTGCACGGGCTGATCCAGCGAGCCACGTGCACCGCGCCCGGGTGCACGTGCTGCACCTGTCCTCGGCGGCGGCCCTGGACCGGCGTGCCGCCGCTCGTCGCGCCGGCACGCCGATCACCGCCGAGACCTGCCCGCACTACCTGACGCTGGCGGCCGAGGCGATCCCGGCCGGGGCGACCGAGTTCAAGTGCTGCCCGCCGATCCGGGACGCGGCGAACCGGGACCGGCTCTGGCCGGGGCTGGCCGAGGGCGTGGTGGACTGCGTCGTGTCCGGCCATGCTTCCGGCTCGGCGCGCAGCGCCCGGTGACGCGGGTGCGGATCGCCATCCACCCGGACGGCGGTCTCGGCCGGTTCCGCCTCTACGGGCAGCCGACCGAGGCGGCACGGGAGGCCCTGGCGCGCCGCTGGTTCACGCTGCTGCCGGAACCGCAGGCGCTCGCCGTGCTGGCCGAGGCTGGGGTGGGTGGTGCGGAGGCCGGATGCCTGGTCACCGACCGCTTGCACGCGCCGCTGGACGTGCTGCTGGGGAAGGGGTGGGATGTCGGTCCGGATCGCGTGGCGCCCGGTGCGGCCGCGGAACCGCGGGGTGTGGACCCGGCTGGTGCGGGTCTGGTGGCGTATGACGGATCGTTGACGGTTGTAGCGTCCGCGTGCTACCCATCCGGGATGGGTTACCGGCTGGACCCGATCGAGCCCGGGCGCACCGCGCTGATCGTGGTCGACATGCAGCACGATTTCCTCGCGCCCGGCGCGCCGCTGGAGTCGCCGGACGGGCGGGCCATGGTGCCGCGGCTCAACGAGACGCTGGAGCTGTGCCGGCGGGTGGGGGTGTTCGTGGTGTTCACCGCGCACGTGCACCGCGCCGACGGTTCGGACATGGGCCGTTTCGCCGACCTCTACCCGCCCATCGCCGAGCGGGTGGCGTTGATCGATGGCACGCCCGGCGCCGAGCTGTACGCGGAGGTGGACCGGCGGCCGGACGAGCCGGTGGTCCGCAAGCACCGCTACAGCGCGTTCTTCGGCACCGATCTGGAGATGATTCTCCGCGGGCGCGGGATCGACACCGTGGTGGCCACCGGCGTCACCACGGAGGACTGCGTCCACGCCACCATCCGCGACGCGATGTTCCGCGACTTCCGGCCCGCCGTGCTGTCCGACCTGTGCGCGACCTACGACCACCCGGACCTCGGCCACGGCGCGATGAAGGCCGCCGAGGTCCACACCGCCACCCTCGTGGTGCTCGCGCAGTCCACAGCGGACGTCCTGACGAGCGAGGAGTTCCGGACGCGCCTGTCCGGCTGAGCTCGGGTGCCGCCGGAGGCAGGCGCGTTCGGTTTCGTTCCCGGTGCGGGTGAGCGCCACCCGGTGAGCGTCCGCCGCTTCACCGGTGCGGGGCAGGCGGCGAGGCAGGTGGCTGTGGGTCAGGTCCCCGGAGCTGCCGAGGTCGTCCATCCACGCGTGGAACTGCGTCTCGTCGGCGTCGGTGGGCGCCGCGCCGTCCCTGATGCGGAGGATCCCGCCTCCGCTCGTCGGCGGAAGCGAACGTTCACGGCACGCGGAGCTAAGGCCTGTCCGTAACGACTGGTTCAGCCAGGGCGGGGGATGCGACAGCCCGGGAGCAATGTGGGGAGCAGCCCTGTGCTCGCAACGAGCCGAAACGTGACTCAATTGTCCTGAGCGATCCACTCTGACCTGCAGAAGTCACGCTTCCGCAAGTCAGCGCGGTGCCGCGTACGCGGCTCACACCGAAATTCCGAGTTCCCGTCTGGCTGGACCGGTTGAAGGCGGAACAGGCAACGAAGGTGCGGGAGTATATTGGGCCCTTCCAACCTCGTGTGTTCATCCTGGAGTGAAAACATTGTCTTACGACCTCATCATTGGTAGCGGGCGCGAAGACGAGACGCAGCACGACGTGATCTGGAATGCCTCCTCCGGTGTCGCGGTATGGGTTCTCAACGAGATCAGCGAGCGTGTCACTGACAGTGAACTGAAGGCTAGCCTCCGGAAATTCGCTGAGGGCAGGTACGGCTACATTCCGCTCACGGTGTTCAGCGAGCGGCAAGTATCCCAGGTGCTCACGGTAATCCTCAGCTCGCTACTGCAGGCGGCACGCGATGAGTGGACGCCCGAAAACGACTTGTACAATATTCCGGAGATTATCGAAGAACTCGTCCAAAAAACTGCCGAAATGGTGGAAGCGATCAACGGTCGGCGGCGCTCGGAAGGTCGGCCG
The sequence above is a segment of the Amycolatopsis viridis genome. Coding sequences within it:
- a CDS encoding cysteine hydrolase family protein, translated to MTRVRIAIHPDGGLGRFRLYGQPTEAAREALARRWFTLLPEPQALAVLAEAGVGGAEAGCLVTDRLHAPLDVLLGKGWDVGPDRVAPGAAAEPRGVDPAGAGLVAYDGSLTVVASACYPSGMGYRLDPIEPGRTALIVVDMQHDFLAPGAPLESPDGRAMVPRLNETLELCRRVGVFVVFTAHVHRADGSDMGRFADLYPPIAERVALIDGTPGAELYAEVDRRPDEPVVRKHRYSAFFGTDLEMILRGRGIDTVVATGVTTEDCVHATIRDAMFRDFRPAVLSDLCATYDHPDLGHGAMKAAEVHTATLVVLAQSTADVLTSEEFRTRLSG
- a CDS encoding DUF4231 domain-containing protein is translated as MTPEEFVEAQERARAANVQLLEIDSQIRQFEFEVRYARRRRRRAVLSCVFGPALLLVFYVMYWLPLSSSLLSAILIPGIPVSLGCCCAAYHLLKNPGGLPVGDSKMRRSAEESELEIAKLRDTRKLKIADGTFPQKTRRIIYKDDAFKEIEKLRADSNRYRRINNAFQGILIVGSLAATAASGVASGEQGVRWAVLGVSLAVGIASGFMGYYKYKERSFYLQQTADSIEHEWEAFEVGVGRYKYCDTEEIALREFVEEVHRLKSEQRKREQNLEQPPEARDAHER
- a CDS encoding cell division protein SepF, with amino-acid sequence MRPIFPSSSRSRDGGELSATVSQAAAEAEESASAVAVQPPDSVVHLQQAIRVAPVVFAEDSRQITQYYRAGRVVLVDLSASAPGVAVRIVDFCSGLTIGSAGVLFPVAGTVLLLTPP